One part of the Thiovulum sp. ES genome encodes these proteins:
- a CDS encoding glucose-1-phosphate cytidylyltransferase (PFAM: Nucleotidyl transferase~TIGRFAM: glucose-1-phosphate cytidylyltransferase), translated as MKVLLLAGGFGTRLSEETDIRPKPMVEIGGKPILWHIMKIYSSYGFNEFVVLLGYKGYYIKEYFANYFLHQSDVTFDLKNNTTEIHNNSSEPWKVTLIDTGRDSMTGGRVKRAKDFIGNETFMLTYGDGVSDVNIAELLQFHKNHGKLLTMTSVQPDGRFGAVQMDEKGKVEKFIEKPKGDGGWINGGFFVCEPEVMDYIDGDSTIFEQEPLKNLAKEDEIFTHQHRGFWKPMDTLRDKNELNRLWNENIAKWKVWK; from the coding sequence TTGAAAGTTTTACTTTTAGCGGGTGGATTTGGAACTCGACTTTCAGAGGAAACTGATATTCGACCAAAACCGATGGTTGAAATCGGGGGAAAACCGATTCTTTGGCATATTATGAAAATATATTCTAGTTACGGATTTAATGAATTTGTCGTTCTTCTTGGTTATAAAGGTTACTACATAAAAGAGTATTTTGCAAACTATTTTCTTCATCAAAGTGATGTTACTTTTGATTTAAAAAACAACACAACAGAAATTCATAACAACAGCTCAGAACCTTGGAAAGTTACACTTATTGATACTGGTCGAGATTCAATGACAGGCGGACGAGTTAAACGAGCAAAAGATTTTATTGGAAATGAGACTTTTATGCTGACTTATGGCGATGGTGTTTCTGATGTAAATATTGCTGAACTCTTGCAATTTCATAAAAATCACGGAAAACTTTTAACAATGACTTCTGTTCAGCCAGATGGTCGTTTTGGTGCAGTGCAAATGGATGAAAAAGGAAAAGTTGAAAAATTTATTGAAAAACCAAAAGGTGATGGTGGTTGGATAAATGGTGGCTTTTTTGTTTGCGAACCTGAAGTTATGGATTATATTGATGGAGACTCGACAATTTTTGAACAAGAACCTCTCAAAAATCTAGCAAAAGAGGACGAAATTTTTACACATCAACATCGCGGTTTTTGGAAACCCATGGACACTTTACGAGATAAAAATGAGCTGAATAGACTCTGGAATGAAAATATTGCAAAGTGGAAAGTTTGGAAATAG